Sequence from the Hydrogenobacter hydrogenophilus genome:
GTAAAAAGGGTTCTTTGTCTTTTACCAACCCAAGGTCATAGAGAAACTTTTGGAAGAAGCGCGCATAAAGGAGGTGCAAAACCGCATGCTCTATGCCCCCTATGTAGAAATCAACAGGCATCCAAAACTCCACTTTTTCCCTTTGAAAAACCTCTTTATCGTTTTTCGGATCACAGTATCTGAGAAAGTACCAAGAGGAGTCAAAAAAGGTGTCCATGGTATCTGTTTCTCGTTTTGCTGGACCTTTGCATTTGGGACATGTGGTATTTACAAATTCCTCAACGCTTTCTAATGGATTCCCATATCCCGTGATGCTTACATTTTTTGGTAGTAAAACGGGAAGGTCTTCCTCTGGCACTGGCACAGTACCGCACCTATCACAGTAAATTATGGGTATAGGTGTGCCCCAGTATCTTTGTCTTGATATGTTCCAGTCTTTGAGTCTATAGGTTATCTTGAAGTCCGCATGACCTTTTTCTTTTAGCCACGAGGTTATGGACTTTTTTGCTTCTTGGGAAGGCATACCGCTAAATGGTCCCGAGTCTATTAAAATACCTTCCCCTTCGTAAGCTTTACCTTTTGAAAAATCTCCCTCTGAAGGTCTTACCACATACTTTACAGGCAGTTGGTATTTAAGTGCAAACTCGTAATCCCTTTGGTCGTGAGCAGGCACAGCCATGATGGCACCTGTCCCGTACTCATAAAGCACATAATTGGCACTCCATACGGGCAATTTCTCTCCATTTGCGGGATTTGTTGCATACACTCCCAAAAACACCCCTTCCTTTTCTTCCTCTTTTCCTCTCTCTTTGACAGGAATAGACTTTATTTTTTGGACAAAGCTCATAACTTCTTGTAGTTTCCCTCCCCTTTTGGCAAGCTCCAAAGTGAGAGGATGCTCGGGTGCAAGTACCAAGAAGGTAGCACCAAACACAGTATCAGGCCTTGTAGTGAATATTTCTATAGGAATGTCATCCACATAAAACTTTATAAGGGCACCTTCGGACCTGCCTATCCAGTTTCTCTGCTGGGATATGACCCTTTCGGGCCATTTGCCTTCCAGTAGCTTTAGGTCCTCAAGGAGTCTGTCAGCGTAAGCGGTGATCTTTAGATACCAAGAGGGCACCTCTTTTCTTATCACAGGAGTTGAACACCTCCAGCACCTTCCGTCTATTACCTGCTCGTTGGCAAGCACCGTCTGGTCGTTAGGACACCAGTTTACCTCTGCGAGCTTTCTGTATGCCAGACCTTTTTCGTAAAACTTCAGGAATAACCACTGGTTCCAGCGGTAGTACTCAGGATCACAGGTAGCTATCTCCCTGTCCCAATCGTAAGAAAAACCTAATCTTTTTAGTTGTTTTTTCATATAGCTTATGTTTTCATAGGTCCAATCTGCGGGATGCACTCCTTGCTTTATCGCTGCGTTCTCCGCAGGTAATCCGAAAGCATCCCACCCCATAGGATGAAGTACATTGTAGCCTTTGAACCTCAGAAACCTTGCCAAAACGTCTCCGATGGTGTAGTTTCTCACATGCCCCATGTGTATCCTTCCAGAAGGGTAAGGGAACATCTCAAGAACATAAGCCTTCTCCCCTCCCTCGCTGACCTTAAAAAGACCCATATCTTCCCAAACTTTTTGCCACTTTTCCTCTATCTTCTGTGGGTCATACATGGATAAATATTATAGTGGTTTACCCTCTATCACATCACCACCTTCTCCACTGCTCTTTTGACCTGCTTGTTCGTATATCTTGCTTCCTATTTGGGCGGAAGCGTTCAGCACCTTTTCTATGGCGCTTCTGACTTCCTGAATATCTTGAGCTGAAGTCATCACCCTTTTGGCTTCCTCTATGGTCTTTTCCACTTCAGACACAAGGTCTGCAGAAAGCTTATCCCTGTTTTCCTTTAACACCTTCTCAAGATTGTACACGTACTGATCAAGCTGGTTTTTGGCTTCCACAAGCTCCTTTTTCTTCCTGTCTTCCTCTTCGTGAAGCTGTGCCTCTTTTATCATCCTCTCTATCTCTTCTTGGGTCAAACCTGAGGAAGCCTGCACCCTTATGGACTGCTCTTTTCCTGTCCCTAAATCTTTGGCAGTTACATGGAGGATACCGTCCACATCTATATCAAAGCAAACTTCTATCTTGGGCACTCCACGTGGAGCTGGTGGTATACCCGTAAGGTAAAACTTACCCAAGGACTTGTTGTCCTTTGCCAAAGGTCTTTCACCCTGAAGCACGTGTATTTCTACCTCCGTCTGATAGTCTGAGGCGGTGGTAAAGGTCTCACACTTTCTGTAGGGTATGGGTGTATTTCTGGGAATAAGCACCGTCATAACACCACCGTAAGTTTCTACTCCAAGAGAGAGAGGTGTTACATCTACCAGCAGTATCTCCTTTACTTCTCCTGAAAGGACTCCTGCCTGTATGGCTGCACCTACTGCAACCACCTCGTCTGGGTTTACGCCTTTATGAGGTTCTTTTCCGAAAAATTCCTTTATCTTTTGCTGAACTAACGGTATTCTGGTAGAACCACCCACAAGCACCACCTCATCTATGTCCTGTGGTCTTAGCTTGGCATCTTCAAGAGCTCTTTTTACTATGTCCATAGTTCTGTTTACCAGATCCTTTATCATCTCTTCAAGTCTTGCCCTTGTGAGTGTCTTTTGAAGATGCAAGGGTTGGTTGGTAGAGGGGTCTATGGTTATAAAGGGTAGGTTTATCTCAGTTTCTAACTTAAAAGACAGTTCCTTTTTAGCTTGTTCTGATGCTTCTTTTAGTCTCTGTAATGCGGTTCTGTCTTTGCGCAGATCTATGCCTGTGTCTTTTTTGAACTCTTCTATGAGCCACTCCATTATGCGCTCGTCTATGTTAGCACCACCCAAGTGTGTGTCTCCAGCGGTAGCCTTTACCTCTATCACACCTTCCCCACCTTCTAATATGGACACGTCAAAAGTTCCACCACCAAAGTCGTACACGAGGATCCTGACATTTTCCTTCTTATCCAGTCCGTAAGCGAGAGCTGCAGCGGTTGGTTCGTTTAGGATTCTTACTACCTCAAGACCTGCTATCTTTCCCGCATCCTTTGTAGCCTGCCTTTGCCTTTCGTTGAAGTAAGCGGGCACTGTAATAACCGCTTTTGTGATCTTCTCCCCTAAGTATGCCTCTGCAGCTTCTTTGAGCTTTTTAAGAATGTGCGCTCCCACCTCCTCTGGTCTTACAAGCCTACCCGCATTGGGAACATCAAAGCTTGCGTCTCCTTTTTCGTCAGGCACCACTTTGTAGGACACCCTTTTGGCTTCTTCCTTTACTTCCTCAAACTTTCTACCTATGAATCTTTTGGATTCATATATGGTGTTTTCTGGATCAAGTATGGCACGTCTTTTGGCAGGTTCTCCAACAAGTATTTCTTTTTCCTTAGTCCAAGAAACTACAGAAGGTGTGAGCCTTGAACCCTCCTGATTGGCTATTACTACAGGCTCATCACCCATCATAACCGCCACTACCGAGTTAGTAGTTCCCAAGTCAATACCCAGTATCTTCTCAGCCATCTTTTCACCTCCAAAGGGTTTTACCTTTAAGATATAACTTTAGTTATTCTTTGTCAAGTTTTATATAAGAAGTTTTAGAAAGGTTTTAAGGGAGCCTTTATCTTGACATAAATCATATTTTGAATATATTTATATAATGAACTATCATTCAGGAGGCGATTATGGATAGCCTGTACCACATTTATAGACGGAGAGGATACACAAGGAGGGACTTTTTAAAATCTGCTCTTTTGTTGACGGCAATTCTTGGCTTTCCACCATCTGCTTTTGTTCAAGTTGCTAAAGCCCTTGAGTTAAAACCTAAGCCTGCTGTAATATGGCTTGAGTTTCAGGATTGTGCGGGATGCACGGAATCTTTTATAAGAAGCACGAGCATTTTGCCTTCGGATGTGCTTTTAGACTACATTTCTCTTGAGTACCACGAGACTCTTATGTCTCCTTCGGGCTTCTATGCGGAAGAAGCAAAAATGGAGGCAATAGAAAAGTACAGAGGTGAGTACATACTTGTGGTTGAAGGCTCAGTATCACCCAAAGACAACGGAGTTTACTGTACGGTAGGTGGTAAGTCAAATGTGGAGCTTCTCAAGGAAGCC
This genomic interval carries:
- the dnaK gene encoding molecular chaperone DnaK, translating into MAEKILGIDLGTTNSVVAVMMGDEPVVIANQEGSRLTPSVVSWTKEKEILVGEPAKRRAILDPENTIYESKRFIGRKFEEVKEEAKRVSYKVVPDEKGDASFDVPNAGRLVRPEEVGAHILKKLKEAAEAYLGEKITKAVITVPAYFNERQRQATKDAGKIAGLEVVRILNEPTAAALAYGLDKKENVRILVYDFGGGTFDVSILEGGEGVIEVKATAGDTHLGGANIDERIMEWLIEEFKKDTGIDLRKDRTALQRLKEASEQAKKELSFKLETEINLPFITIDPSTNQPLHLQKTLTRARLEEMIKDLVNRTMDIVKRALEDAKLRPQDIDEVVLVGGSTRIPLVQQKIKEFFGKEPHKGVNPDEVVAVGAAIQAGVLSGEVKEILLVDVTPLSLGVETYGGVMTVLIPRNTPIPYRKCETFTTASDYQTEVEIHVLQGERPLAKDNKSLGKFYLTGIPPAPRGVPKIEVCFDIDVDGILHVTAKDLGTGKEQSIRVQASSGLTQEEIERMIKEAQLHEEEDRKKKELVEAKNQLDQYVYNLEKVLKENRDKLSADLVSEVEKTIEEAKRVMTSAQDIQEVRSAIEKVLNASAQIGSKIYEQAGQKSSGEGGDVIEGKPL
- the leuS gene encoding leucine--tRNA ligase — its product is MYDPQKIEEKWQKVWEDMGLFKVSEGGEKAYVLEMFPYPSGRIHMGHVRNYTIGDVLARFLRFKGYNVLHPMGWDAFGLPAENAAIKQGVHPADWTYENISYMKKQLKRLGFSYDWDREIATCDPEYYRWNQWLFLKFYEKGLAYRKLAEVNWCPNDQTVLANEQVIDGRCWRCSTPVIRKEVPSWYLKITAYADRLLEDLKLLEGKWPERVISQQRNWIGRSEGALIKFYVDDIPIEIFTTRPDTVFGATFLVLAPEHPLTLELAKRGGKLQEVMSFVQKIKSIPVKERGKEEEKEGVFLGVYATNPANGEKLPVWSANYVLYEYGTGAIMAVPAHDQRDYEFALKYQLPVKYVVRPSEGDFSKGKAYEGEGILIDSGPFSGMPSQEAKKSITSWLKEKGHADFKITYRLKDWNISRQRYWGTPIPIIYCDRCGTVPVPEEDLPVLLPKNVSITGYGNPLESVEEFVNTTCPKCKGPAKRETDTMDTFFDSSWYFLRYCDPKNDKEVFQREKVEFWMPVDFYIGGIEHAVLHLLYARFFQKFLYDLGLVKDKEPFLRLITQGMVLKRWVSIESYLSHLGLTQEDDLEELLRRLW